A region of Jonquetella anthropi DSM 22815 DNA encodes the following proteins:
- a CDS encoding efflux RND transporter permease subunit yields the protein MELGRGSIVRRVSVLFFCFLIAVAGAVSYFELGKLEDPTFTIKTAIVAAVYPGASADEVRREVADPLEEAIQAMGQLKEIKTRCTPGMAIIYAEMKAKYKTSALPEIWDILRQKVNDAKIKLPPGVTVVVNNDFGDVYGQYYALTGEGYSLKELKDFADVIKRELVLVPGVASVKIIGDRPDVVRIEFTPERLAAMHLPPLALYSVLNQQNAVTDAGQVKLSDRLIRLDPTSGISSLSDLENLVVGGSGGSLVRLSDLGQVTRGPAEPPQLLMEYDNRPALGIGISTVEGGNVVAMGEAVKARLEKLKPFMPIGMELQPVYLQSDGVTQSVNEFVMNVIESVAIVVGILLIFMGLRTGLLIGLVLLLVIAATLATMKVLGIFLQIVSLGTLIVALGMLVDNAIVISEEMLVGVGRGEELTAVAEKAVTVNFWPLLGGTLIAILGFMPVGLSNEAAGEFCRSLFQVISISLLWSWVLALTATPALGSFLLHGTKVVDDPYDSFLFRWYRRFLEWCIRWRFLVILMTIGCFAVSVAGFKSVKKSFFPNSNSPYFIIDLWSPQGTDINSHLEKARAIALGLSARKDVKHVTVVAGGGGLRFLLTIAPPDPNSSFAQMIVETDGEDGPLAALQDAERMMSQMPGVEGVCKLFSKGSGLTAKVEARFSGPDPNVLRELADKAAVIFRSTPGSRFTRTDWRDRVKVLKPQISVDRMRHLGLTRPMIAQTIHMVSGGTTVGLYRDGKDLLPILATVPKKIRFDYGALRSLPIWAPAALGTVPLSSVVTSFESDWEDQILWTYNRQLAILVQSEVALNQNANDFLDAVRPKVEAIPLPVGYKLEWAGEYKTSGEAVRGIIQLLPYGVIGMFFLMVLLFNGFIEPTIIFLCLPLTVIGVTWGLLLSNQPFSFLAFLGFLSLMGMLSKNSIVLLDQVASEFAAGKDRYEVIVNAGVSRLRPVSMSAVTTVLGMIPLAGDKLFAPLAVTIMAGLTVATVLTLIIVPVLCSIFYRVPPRRCHE from the coding sequence CGCTGCACGCCCGGCATGGCGATCATCTACGCGGAGATGAAGGCGAAGTACAAGACGAGCGCTCTGCCGGAAATATGGGATATCTTGCGGCAAAAGGTGAATGACGCCAAGATCAAGCTCCCGCCGGGCGTGACGGTTGTCGTTAATAACGACTTCGGCGACGTGTACGGCCAGTATTACGCCCTGACCGGCGAGGGATACTCGCTGAAGGAGCTGAAGGACTTCGCCGACGTGATCAAGCGCGAGTTGGTCTTGGTCCCCGGCGTGGCGAGCGTCAAAATCATCGGCGACCGGCCTGACGTGGTGCGCATAGAGTTCACGCCGGAACGGCTGGCGGCCATGCACCTGCCGCCGTTGGCGCTGTACTCGGTGCTGAATCAGCAGAACGCGGTGACCGACGCCGGTCAGGTGAAGCTGAGCGACCGGCTGATTCGGCTTGACCCGACAAGCGGCATTTCAAGCCTCAGTGATCTGGAAAATCTCGTTGTGGGCGGAAGCGGTGGCTCACTGGTGCGCCTGTCCGACCTCGGTCAGGTCACCCGCGGCCCGGCCGAGCCGCCTCAGCTTTTGATGGAATATGACAACCGGCCGGCGCTCGGCATCGGCATTTCGACCGTCGAGGGCGGCAACGTGGTCGCGATGGGCGAGGCCGTCAAGGCGCGGCTGGAAAAGCTGAAGCCCTTCATGCCCATCGGAATGGAGCTTCAGCCGGTGTACCTGCAGTCCGACGGCGTGACTCAGTCGGTCAACGAGTTCGTCATGAACGTCATCGAGTCGGTAGCCATCGTGGTCGGCATTCTGCTGATCTTCATGGGACTCAGGACGGGGTTGCTCATCGGCCTTGTCCTTCTGCTGGTCATCGCGGCGACTCTGGCGACAATGAAGGTCCTAGGGATTTTCCTTCAGATCGTGTCCCTCGGCACCCTGATCGTCGCCTTGGGCATGCTGGTTGACAACGCGATCGTCATCTCCGAAGAGATGCTCGTCGGGGTCGGGCGGGGCGAAGAGCTGACGGCCGTGGCCGAAAAAGCTGTGACGGTCAATTTCTGGCCGCTTCTGGGCGGGACCCTGATCGCCATTCTCGGGTTCATGCCCGTCGGCCTGTCGAACGAGGCGGCCGGCGAATTTTGCCGGAGCCTGTTCCAGGTCATCTCCATTTCCCTGCTGTGGAGCTGGGTTTTGGCCCTGACTGCCACGCCGGCGCTGGGCTCGTTCCTGCTTCACGGCACCAAGGTAGTCGATGACCCGTATGACAGTTTCCTGTTTCGGTGGTACCGCCGTTTCCTAGAGTGGTGCATTCGTTGGCGGTTCCTCGTCATCCTGATGACGATCGGATGTTTTGCCGTCTCCGTGGCGGGGTTCAAGTCGGTGAAGAAGTCGTTCTTCCCCAACTCGAACAGCCCGTATTTCATCATCGACCTGTGGTCGCCTCAGGGGACGGATATTAACAGTCACCTTGAGAAGGCACGGGCGATAGCCCTCGGGCTGAGCGCGAGAAAAGACGTTAAGCACGTGACGGTCGTGGCCGGCGGCGGCGGGCTTCGGTTCCTTCTGACGATTGCGCCGCCGGACCCGAACAGTTCGTTCGCTCAGATGATCGTCGAGACGGACGGGGAGGACGGCCCGCTGGCCGCCCTTCAGGACGCCGAGCGGATGATGTCCCAGATGCCCGGAGTGGAAGGCGTCTGCAAGCTGTTCAGCAAGGGGAGCGGTCTGACTGCTAAGGTCGAGGCCCGGTTCAGCGGCCCCGATCCGAACGTCCTGCGCGAGCTGGCCGACAAGGCGGCGGTGATCTTCCGCTCCACGCCGGGAAGCCGGTTTACCCGCACGGACTGGCGCGACCGGGTGAAGGTGCTCAAGCCCCAGATCTCGGTGGACCGAATGCGCCACTTGGGACTGACCCGGCCGATGATCGCCCAGACGATTCACATGGTCTCGGGCGGGACGACGGTAGGCCTTTACCGGGACGGCAAGGACCTGCTGCCGATTTTGGCGACCGTGCCGAAGAAAATTCGTTTTGACTACGGCGCGCTTCGGTCCCTGCCGATCTGGGCTCCTGCCGCGTTGGGGACTGTGCCCCTTTCGTCGGTGGTGACGTCCTTTGAAAGCGACTGGGAGGACCAGATCCTTTGGACCTACAACCGGCAGCTGGCGATTCTCGTCCAGAGCGAGGTAGCGCTGAACCAAAACGCCAACGACTTTTTGGACGCCGTGCGGCCGAAAGTCGAGGCCATTCCGCTGCCTGTGGGGTACAAGCTGGAATGGGCCGGCGAGTACAAGACCAGCGGCGAAGCCGTTCGAGGGATTATTCAGCTCCTGCCGTACGGCGTGATCGGCATGTTCTTCCTGATGGTCCTGCTGTTTAACGGGTTCATTGAGCCGACGATCATCTTCCTGTGCCTGCCGCTGACGGTGATCGGCGTGACTTGGGGGCTGCTCCTGAGCAACCAGCCGTTCTCGTTCTTGGCGTTTTTGGGATTCCTGAGCCTGATGGGAATGCTCTCGAAGAACTCGATCGTGCTGTTGGATCAAGTGGCGTCGGAGTTCGCCGCCGGCAAGGATCGGTACGAGGTGATCGTGAACGCCGGGGTGAGCCGACTGCGTCCTGTGAGCATGTCGGCCGTGACGACCGTTCTGGGAATGATCCCGTTGGCTGGCGACAAGCTGTTCGCGCCGCTGGCTGTGACGATTATGGCCGGTCTCACCGTGGCGACGGTCTTGACCCTGATTATCGTGCCGGTGCTCTGTTCGATCTTCTACCGAGTCCCACCGCGCCGCTGCCATGAGTAA
- the pbpC gene encoding penicillin-binding protein 1C — MSKARKRLFILGVLAASALLSFWGWRRLGSLELVEARLASWPASQVVRSRDGTIIGMSLSADGEFCVPVPLSSMGKLMPRLTVLVEDKRFWRHGGVDWQGLASAAVDWAFRGRRRGGSTITTQVIRMAYPAPRTLGTKIREFAQADTLERRLKKEQILELYLNRAPFGSNIRGVEAAAQMWFGRTCQHLTAAQAALLVGMVKAPTAYRPDLNPQAAKRRRDLILSMAKDAGIIDSFQYQCALDEALPSRLLQPPSQELLFCQAVTDRLIGQDVTTTLDRSCQKIVRSALETALAHQPPEVTAAAVLLENETGAVRALVPNARWGSGNSGQWVDCSSALRSPGSSLKPFVYAMAFERGVLTPGLLMADTPLGMGGRTPRNFDKLYRGPVSAKRALNDSLNVPAVRALRAVSADELLRRMRRAGLENIKKEADWYGDSLVLGGCEVSPLQLAEACTVFARLGERISPVFEAGRTGAVEQVFTPQAAWLVTDCLSDPSRLPITLRSVDALRGKFAFKTGTSYGLRDAWTAVWNGRWTLVVWLGDPTGRPHSTLVGLSAAVPAASQIFRHLPEGWPVPRPEGLERRSVCSLSGLPPSPACATRTSDWYIPAVSPSGVCQMHRYHGGRVVTVWPKELSRYMSGRDRPGQMIVASPLDGADYLYYEQGSKLALRCEGAGQVHWFVDGQFVGTSPSGTDSVMWPMKPGKHEATVMDGTGRKRSVSFTVSSIFSEPGELQELVPEPSKP, encoded by the coding sequence ATGAGTAAGGCGCGGAAGCGGCTGTTCATTCTTGGCGTTCTTGCCGCGTCGGCGCTTCTCTCCTTTTGGGGGTGGCGCCGCCTCGGTTCGCTTGAGCTGGTGGAAGCCCGGTTAGCCTCGTGGCCGGCGTCTCAGGTCGTTCGGTCCCGTGACGGGACTATCATCGGCATGTCTCTGTCCGCCGACGGCGAGTTCTGCGTGCCGGTTCCCCTGTCTTCCATGGGGAAGCTGATGCCCCGGCTGACCGTGCTGGTGGAGGACAAACGGTTCTGGCGTCACGGCGGGGTGGATTGGCAGGGGCTGGCTTCGGCCGCCGTTGACTGGGCGTTCCGGGGCCGCCGCCGGGGCGGGTCGACGATCACGACGCAGGTCATCCGCATGGCGTACCCCGCGCCGCGGACCTTGGGGACGAAGATTCGGGAGTTCGCCCAGGCGGACACATTGGAGCGCCGGCTGAAGAAAGAACAGATCCTTGAGCTGTACTTGAACCGGGCGCCTTTTGGCTCCAATATCCGTGGCGTCGAGGCGGCCGCCCAGATGTGGTTCGGCCGAACATGCCAGCACTTGACGGCCGCTCAGGCGGCCCTGCTGGTCGGCATGGTCAAGGCGCCGACCGCGTACCGTCCGGACTTGAACCCGCAGGCGGCCAAACGCAGGCGGGATCTTATTCTGTCGATGGCCAAGGATGCCGGGATTATCGACAGCTTTCAGTACCAGTGCGCGCTGGACGAGGCTCTGCCCAGCAGACTGCTTCAGCCGCCGTCTCAGGAGCTTCTGTTCTGTCAGGCTGTCACCGACCGGCTGATTGGGCAGGACGTGACGACGACGCTTGATCGGTCGTGTCAGAAGATAGTCCGCTCGGCGCTTGAAACCGCGTTGGCCCACCAGCCGCCGGAAGTGACGGCAGCGGCCGTCCTGCTGGAAAACGAGACCGGCGCGGTCCGGGCTCTGGTGCCGAACGCCCGATGGGGCAGCGGGAACTCGGGCCAGTGGGTTGACTGTTCCTCCGCCCTTCGTTCGCCCGGGTCGTCCCTCAAGCCGTTCGTCTACGCGATGGCCTTCGAGCGGGGCGTCCTGACGCCCGGCCTGCTGATGGCCGACACGCCGCTCGGCATGGGCGGACGGACGCCGCGGAACTTCGACAAACTGTACCGCGGCCCGGTGAGCGCGAAACGGGCGCTGAACGACTCGCTGAACGTCCCGGCCGTCCGGGCCCTGCGGGCCGTGTCGGCTGACGAGCTTCTGCGGCGGATGAGACGGGCCGGACTGGAAAACATCAAAAAGGAAGCCGACTGGTACGGGGATTCGCTCGTGCTGGGCGGCTGTGAGGTGAGCCCCCTTCAGCTGGCGGAGGCCTGCACGGTCTTCGCTCGGTTGGGGGAGCGAATTTCGCCTGTATTTGAGGCCGGTCGGACTGGCGCCGTCGAGCAGGTGTTCACGCCTCAAGCCGCTTGGCTGGTCACCGACTGCCTGTCCGATCCGTCCCGGCTGCCGATCACCCTGCGGTCGGTGGACGCCCTTCGGGGCAAGTTCGCTTTTAAGACCGGGACGAGCTACGGCCTTCGGGACGCGTGGACGGCCGTTTGGAACGGTCGGTGGACGTTGGTCGTGTGGCTGGGAGATCCGACCGGGCGCCCTCACAGCACGCTTGTCGGGCTGTCAGCGGCGGTTCCCGCGGCCAGCCAGATTTTCCGTCATCTGCCTGAAGGGTGGCCTGTGCCTCGTCCCGAGGGGCTCGAGCGGCGGAGCGTCTGTTCCCTGTCGGGGCTACCCCCTTCGCCGGCCTGCGCGACTCGGACGTCCGACTGGTACATTCCGGCTGTCTCCCCTTCGGGGGTTTGCCAAATGCACCGATACCACGGCGGGCGGGTGGTGACCGTCTGGCCGAAGGAGCTTTCCCGCTACATGTCCGGCCGCGACAGGCCCGGTCAGATGATCGTGGCCTCTCCGTTGGACGGGGCGGACTACCTGTACTACGAGCAGGGCAGCAAGCTGGCTCTGCGGTGCGAGGGAGCGGGCCAAGTTCACTGGTTTGTCGACGGACAGTTCGTCGGCACGTCGCCTTCCGGAACTGACTCGGTGATGTGGCCGATGAAGCCGGGCAAGCACGAGGCGACGGTCATGGACGGTACGGGCAGGAAGCGATCGGTTTCTTTTACTGTTTCGTCGATCTTTTCCGAGCCGGGAGAGCTTCAGGAGCTCGTGCCGGAACCTTCCAAGCCGTAG
- a CDS encoding AEC family transporter, whose protein sequence is MSVVSPVIALLSLMFLGWWLHGRGIVTEAAEVGMTQLLFYAFMPAALFVAGLKFRPGQVQGLRYTLIIYGGFLFAMAAAGLLAWLRGFDRRRVGAVFLADVRSNIIYVAMPLVALWLGEDGESAMAAFVALSTPFYNIGPLMAAEVALSGRFDWQGLADGAKRTAVNPVFIAPLLAMGFVFTGTASVIPEWLLTALGIMGQGSTALALVVIGASLDLHGLPRALKGCWPDLAVKLVLLPLFVFACYLVWPLSDKTAMVATVITCAASPAFNCYIIGRSIGLDAEYLSGLLACGTVIGAGTAAVWMALASAFL, encoded by the coding sequence ATGTCTGTCGTTTCACCTGTTATTGCGCTGCTGTCCTTGATGTTTTTGGGGTGGTGGCTCCATGGACGCGGGATTGTGACCGAAGCGGCTGAGGTCGGAATGACCCAGCTGCTTTTTTATGCTTTCATGCCGGCGGCCCTGTTCGTCGCGGGGCTCAAGTTCCGGCCCGGACAGGTCCAGGGGCTGAGGTACACGCTGATCATTTATGGCGGGTTCCTGTTCGCGATGGCGGCGGCGGGACTGCTGGCGTGGCTTCGGGGATTTGACCGGCGGCGGGTCGGCGCGGTCTTTCTGGCCGACGTGCGGAGCAACATCATCTACGTGGCCATGCCGTTGGTCGCCCTGTGGCTGGGCGAGGACGGCGAGTCGGCCATGGCGGCTTTCGTCGCGCTGTCGACGCCGTTCTACAACATCGGCCCGCTGATGGCGGCGGAGGTCGCCCTGTCCGGCCGGTTTGACTGGCAGGGCTTGGCCGACGGGGCCAAGCGGACCGCCGTCAACCCGGTGTTCATCGCGCCGCTTTTGGCGATGGGGTTCGTCTTCACCGGCACGGCCTCGGTCATCCCTGAATGGCTGCTGACGGCCTTGGGAATTATGGGGCAGGGCTCGACGGCTCTGGCCCTCGTCGTCATCGGCGCGTCGCTGGACCTTCATGGTCTCCCCCGGGCGCTGAAAGGCTGCTGGCCTGACTTGGCGGTCAAGCTGGTTCTGCTGCCGCTTTTCGTCTTCGCCTGTTATCTCGTTTGGCCTCTGTCGGATAAGACGGCTATGGTGGCGACGGTCATCACCTGCGCGGCCAGCCCAGCGTTCAACTGTTACATCATCGGCCGGTCGATCGGCCTCGACGCGGAGTACCTGTCGGGCCTGCTGGCATGTGGGACCGTCATCGGCGCCGGAACGGCTGCCGTTTGGATGGCTCTCGCGTCGGCTTTTTTGTAA
- a CDS encoding ABC transporter substrate-binding protein, with protein MFGSKKVLLSLGAAAAALAMAASGAGAQDVPTVSGEVDGVKYTCKFEQAPKRAVSLSHFTTEMMLALGLEPSMVGTAFLEEPIYPPVAEAYKKVPVLSDTWPSMEVFMATSPDFATGWATAFSKKGLEAQALLDRNVKIFIPRSTVDFDANLDTLFDDFMTFGRIFRVEDRAKAYVEKQKEQLAAIQKRIAGKPAKKIFIYDSGSDDAFTVYEGFTTNLFRLIGAENILAGKGVKKTWGKCSWEEVVAGNPDVIVVIGYSKSVRFQETDAPTKIEWLKNFAPLKDVTAIKNNAFAQVSLADICPGIRNIDALERLSKAVYGD; from the coding sequence ATGTTTGGATCCAAAAAGGTTTTGCTTTCCCTGGGAGCTGCAGCTGCGGCTCTCGCGATGGCGGCGTCAGGGGCCGGCGCTCAGGACGTGCCGACCGTCTCCGGCGAGGTGGACGGGGTCAAGTACACCTGCAAATTCGAGCAGGCGCCCAAGCGGGCGGTCAGCCTGTCCCACTTCACCACTGAGATGATGCTGGCTCTGGGGCTCGAGCCGTCGATGGTCGGCACCGCGTTCCTCGAGGAGCCGATTTATCCGCCCGTTGCCGAGGCGTACAAGAAGGTCCCCGTGCTGTCCGACACTTGGCCGTCGATGGAAGTCTTCATGGCCACTTCGCCGGACTTCGCCACCGGCTGGGCTACCGCCTTCTCCAAGAAGGGGCTGGAAGCTCAGGCGCTGCTCGATCGGAACGTGAAGATTTTCATTCCCCGTTCGACCGTGGACTTTGACGCCAACCTGGACACGCTGTTTGACGATTTCATGACCTTCGGGCGCATCTTCCGGGTTGAAGACCGGGCGAAGGCGTACGTGGAAAAGCAGAAGGAGCAGCTGGCGGCGATTCAGAAGCGCATTGCCGGCAAGCCCGCGAAGAAGATTTTCATCTACGATTCGGGCAGCGACGACGCGTTCACCGTGTATGAGGGTTTCACCACCAACCTGTTCCGCCTGATCGGCGCCGAGAACATTTTGGCCGGCAAGGGCGTGAAGAAGACGTGGGGCAAGTGCAGCTGGGAAGAAGTCGTGGCCGGAAACCCGGACGTGATCGTGGTCATCGGCTACAGCAAGAGCGTTCGCTTCCAGGAGACCGACGCGCCCACGAAGATCGAGTGGCTTAAGAACTTCGCGCCCCTCAAGGACGTGACGGCCATCAAGAACAACGCGTTCGCACAGGTGAGCTTGGCTGATATCTGCCCGGGCATCCGGAACATCGACGCTCTGGAGCGGCTGAGCAAGGCTGTGTATGGCGACTAG
- a CDS encoding FecCD family ABC transporter permease: protein MATRTDRRAKAGTLLPFLLVFLVVSVLLSLGIGAVHVPLSQTAAVLVSHLWGGPGGGPAAEAIVWGLRLPRVLLAASGGAVLALAGVLMQTLTRNPVAEPYVLGLSSGASAGAVWIIIFGGLPWAGGWAVQLGAFAGAVLSLAVVLSLAGKRPSALRLVLLGLGVGAFFSALTAFTLCEAHNDSELRSAMFWMLGSFSTARLADLPPVLLALAAGVVGTLAAHKELDGLLLGDGPAASLGIPVRPVRIGAALTSALVVALLVSKTGVVGFVGLLAPHLARRLVGPGHKGLTAVALPLGAIILVWGDTLARTVYAPQELPVGVLTSLVGAPLFVWLVQKDYSFGGQS, encoded by the coding sequence ATGGCGACTAGAACTGACAGGAGGGCAAAAGCGGGCACGCTTTTGCCCTTTCTTTTGGTCTTCTTGGTCGTCTCGGTGCTGCTGTCGCTCGGCATCGGCGCGGTTCACGTCCCGCTGTCCCAGACGGCGGCCGTCCTCGTCTCGCACCTGTGGGGCGGCCCGGGCGGAGGGCCAGCGGCCGAGGCGATCGTCTGGGGGCTGCGCCTTCCCCGGGTGCTTCTTGCCGCCTCTGGAGGGGCGGTCTTGGCTCTGGCCGGCGTCTTGATGCAGACTTTGACTCGCAACCCGGTAGCCGAACCGTACGTGCTGGGCCTTTCCAGCGGGGCGTCGGCCGGCGCGGTGTGGATCATCATCTTCGGCGGGCTGCCGTGGGCCGGCGGGTGGGCCGTCCAGCTGGGCGCCTTCGCCGGCGCCGTGCTCTCGCTGGCCGTCGTGCTGTCGCTGGCGGGAAAAAGGCCGTCAGCCCTGCGGCTGGTGCTTTTAGGGCTGGGCGTCGGGGCGTTTTTCTCAGCCTTAACGGCGTTCACGCTCTGCGAGGCCCACAACGACTCGGAGCTGCGCAGCGCGATGTTCTGGATGCTGGGCAGCTTTTCGACCGCCCGGCTGGCCGATCTGCCGCCGGTGCTGTTGGCGCTGGCCGCTGGCGTGGTCGGGACCTTGGCCGCTCACAAAGAGTTGGACGGTCTGTTGCTGGGCGACGGACCTGCCGCGTCGCTGGGCATTCCCGTTCGGCCGGTTCGGATCGGCGCGGCCCTGACGTCCGCTCTGGTGGTGGCGCTGTTGGTGTCTAAAACCGGCGTGGTTGGGTTTGTCGGGCTACTCGCGCCGCACTTGGCCCGCCGTCTCGTCGGGCCGGGGCACAAGGGGCTGACGGCCGTGGCCCTGCCCTTGGGCGCGATTATCCTCGTCTGGGGGGACACGCTCGCCCGCACGGTGTACGCGCCTCAGGAACTGCCGGTCGGGGTCCTCACGTCTCTGGTCGGCGCGCCGTTGTTCGTGTGGCTCGTCCAGAAAGACTATTCGTTCGGAGGCCAGTCGTGA
- a CDS encoding ABC transporter ATP-binding protein has translation MIEIKDLSCQLGDRYVLDHVSCSFGDGLVTAVIGPNGSGKTTLLRHLTRTYPSQGRIKIDGVPLETLSSRQLARNLAVLEQDAMLLGADFTASDLVVMGRYAQRGFGRAYEADDFGFAEAALARVGLEGFGSRRVSDMSGGERQRVMLARVLCQDAAALVLDEPMNHLDPAHALAVAALLRQEKKTTAVVIHDLNLASLVADRILALEDGRVAGYGTPAELLTAPFVKKLFGVDAAVTLFDGRPHLAFRLPG, from the coding sequence GTGATAGAGATTAAAGATCTGAGCTGCCAGCTTGGGGACCGGTACGTGCTGGATCACGTGTCCTGCTCGTTCGGCGACGGGCTGGTCACGGCGGTCATCGGCCCGAACGGTAGCGGAAAGACGACGCTCCTGCGCCACCTGACCCGAACCTATCCGTCCCAAGGCCGGATAAAAATCGACGGCGTGCCGCTGGAGACCCTGTCGTCCCGGCAGCTGGCCAGAAACTTGGCCGTGCTGGAACAGGACGCCATGCTGCTGGGAGCTGACTTTACCGCTTCCGATTTGGTGGTGATGGGCCGTTACGCCCAGCGCGGATTCGGCCGGGCGTACGAGGCGGACGACTTTGGATTCGCCGAGGCCGCGTTGGCTCGGGTGGGCCTCGAGGGGTTCGGATCCCGTCGGGTGTCCGATATGTCCGGCGGGGAGCGGCAGCGGGTCATGCTGGCCCGGGTGCTGTGTCAGGACGCCGCGGCGCTCGTCCTCGACGAGCCGATGAACCACCTTGACCCGGCTCACGCTTTGGCCGTTGCGGCGCTGCTCCGGCAGGAGAAGAAGACGACCGCGGTGGTCATTCACGACCTGAACTTGGCGTCTCTCGTCGCCGACCGGATTTTGGCACTGGAAGACGGACGAGTGGCCGGGTACGGGACGCCGGCCGAGTTGCTGACGGCCCCGTTCGTCAAGAAACTGTTCGGCGTGGACGCGGCTGTGACGCTCTTCGACGGCCGGCCGCACTTGGCCTTTCGACTTCCCGGATAA